From Deltaproteobacteria bacterium:
CCGGGTCGCGGCGTTCTACGAGGAAGAGGTCGACCGCGCGGTGACGCGGCTCACCACGCTCATGGAGCCGGCGCTTATGATCGTTCTCGGCGTCGTACTCGGAGGCATCGTCATCTCCATGTACCTGCCCATCTTTCAGATGGGCGGCATGGTTCACTGAGGAAGGAGTTCACGGATGAACACGTTCAGCGACGTAGAAATCATCAAGACCGGCAACCCCATCGCGGCGAGCGCCCAGGATGGCGCGAGCGAGGCGCGGGCGGCGAAGCCGCGAATGCGAGCCCTCGGGCGGATCGCCGGCTTCACCCTCATCGAGCTGCTGGTGGTCATCGCCATCATCGGCATTCTTGCCGCGGTGGCCATCCCGCAGTTCGGCGCCTACCGCCGCAAAGGCTTCGACGCCGACGCCCAGGCCAACGTCCGCAACATGGCCCTGGCCCAGGAGGCCTACTTCCTCGACAACAACACCTACGCCGATGACCCCGCCGCCCTCGGCGCCTTAGGCTACACGCAGAGCGCCAACATCCCCCCCGCCGTCACCGCCGCCGACGAGACCACCTTCGTCGTCACCGCCACCGTCGACGAAGGGTGCGGCGTAGACACGGGCGTCGCCACCTACGACCAAGCCACCGGCCAGGTCACCCTGGTGAACTGCGCGCCGTAGGGAAGGTGTGGCTGAGGTGGTCCCGAAAAATCGGCGTCACTGCCGTATGGTGAGCATGCACCGTGACGCCCTGATGGCGGCCATTTCGGCTATCCATGACAGGACGTTTGCGTCCAGTCCCGGTTCCATGAGCCCGTTGGCGACTTCCGCCGCGTGGGTCTTCACGGCCTCGCCGATCTCGGCGACCCGGCGGCGAATCAGCGGGAGGCCGAGGGTCGCGTCAGCCGCGAACGCGGCCCAGGCCCTGCGGTCCATCGCGTCCAGCGTCGACCGTCTGCCTATCTTCATGGCCATCCCGGGCGAGAGTTCGGGGTACGCGACCGTGGCCAACAGGTCGTAGAGCGGTGCCAGACGCGGACCGTCCTCGTCGTACAGGATCGAGAAGTTCTTGCCGTGGGCGTCGGCGTTCCCGACGATCAGGTTGAAGATTACGGCGTCGAGCAGCTTCAGGACGTCCACGGCGGGACGCAACGCTACCCGGCGCAGCAACGCGAAGCAGTCCTTGAGAGTGGGGCCCCCCTCGGCCGAGTATTTCCGTTCGGGGTTGATGGCGAGGGCTTGGCAGAAGTCTTCCTGATGGATGCGCCGTACGCGGCCGTCGGCGCTGGCGGCTCGGTCATAACGCGAAACCAGCAGGAACGTGCGGTGCCGCACCGAGCGGGGTTCGACTGGTGCGACGGCCAGCCCGGCCGCCGCCGCGAGACCCATGACGAAGGCTTCGTTCTCGGTGGTGCCGGGGAAACGCGGAATCGACGGCTTGAGGATGTGGGTGGTGGGTTGTCCGGGCGAGGGCAACGCGACCTCGCCGTCGACAAGGACCACGGGGACCTTCGTCTGGGAGCCGGCCAGCGACAGCCGCAGACCCTCTTCGCCGGCCAGTAGCGGACGCGTCGAGAGCGCATCGAGCCGATCCATCAGACCGGCTTCATCAAGGAGTCTCGGGTGAACCGCACCAGCGGGCCGAGGCAGCTCTCCAGGAGGCAGGAGTTGCAGGGCGCCGGCAACGTCGCCGCCGAGCTTGTCGAGAAGCGCGAAGTCGTTGCCGCCGGAGACGCCGAGCGCCCTCGCCACCGCTTGGCGCTGGCCTTCTTCCGGGAGGAGGCCGCCGAAGAACGGTCGGCATTCGCGGCGGGAATACGGCTCCGGGCGCTTGGGCAAAGAGGCCGACAAGGCCGGGGCGTCTTCACGTTGAAGCCAGTCGGGTGAATAGACGAAACCCAACTCGCCGTGGCGGTCTTGCGCGAGCCGGCCGACGACCGCGCCGTCCCACCAAACGT
This genomic window contains:
- a CDS encoding type II toxin-antitoxin system HipA family toxin, with amino-acid sequence MSPALDVWWDGAVVGRLAQDRHGELGFVYSPDWLQREDAPALSASLPKRPEPYSRRECRPFFGGLLPEEGQRQAVARALGVSGGNDFALLDKLGGDVAGALQLLPPGELPRPAGAVHPRLLDEAGLMDRLDALSTRPLLAGEEGLRLSLAGSQTKVPVVLVDGEVALPSPGQPTTHILKPSIPRFPGTTENEAFVMGLAAAAGLAVAPVEPRSVRHRTFLLVSRYDRAASADGRVRRIHQEDFCQALAINPERKYSAEGGPTLKDCFALLRRVALRPAVDVLKLLDAVIFNLIVGNADAHGKNFSILYDEDGPRLAPLYDLLATVAYPELSPGMAMKIGRRSTLDAMDRRAWAAFAADATLGLPLIRRRVAEIGEAVKTHAAEVANGLMEPGLDANVLSWIAEMAAIRASRCMLTIRQ